One part of the Kiritimatiellia bacterium genome encodes these proteins:
- the murB gene encoding UDP-N-acetylmuramate dehydrogenase yields MKTYEPGAARRTKGPRLANYTTFRLGGPCRGLFNCATRTELLRAVNQLGEKGEPFVLIGGGSNLLVSDRGMDTHVIRFYSEKPVIARQGNELTVQASTKLDDLVSFTVFNGLDGLVYCSGIPGTVGGAIVGNAGAFGEQIGDRILSVTVMDRDGEERELKADELGFGYRRSALADSDVIVVSARLRLRPGDRERLRIQRQEILAIRAAKHPDWTRIPTAGSFFKNIEPTSKAGRRQAAGWYLEQAGAKSLRVGGARTYEKHANIIIAERGCTAADVLELSRQMAALVKERFGIELQREVRLLGDWGENRPN; encoded by the coding sequence ATGAAGACGTACGAACCGGGTGCAGCGCGGCGCACCAAAGGGCCCCGCCTTGCCAATTACACGACGTTCCGGTTGGGCGGGCCCTGCCGCGGCCTGTTCAACTGTGCGACTCGCACCGAGCTTTTGAGGGCGGTCAACCAGCTCGGCGAGAAGGGGGAGCCGTTTGTTCTGATCGGGGGAGGCTCCAACTTACTGGTCAGCGACCGAGGCATGGATACCCATGTGATCCGTTTTTACAGCGAAAAACCGGTCATCGCGCGCCAGGGCAATGAACTCACAGTTCAGGCGTCCACGAAGCTGGACGACCTCGTGTCATTCACAGTCTTCAATGGTCTGGACGGATTGGTGTATTGCTCGGGAATTCCCGGCACCGTTGGCGGCGCGATTGTGGGAAATGCCGGCGCATTCGGCGAGCAAATTGGCGACCGGATTCTCTCCGTCACGGTCATGGACCGGGATGGCGAGGAAAGAGAGTTGAAGGCTGATGAATTGGGCTTCGGATACCGCCGCTCGGCGCTGGCTGATTCCGACGTGATTGTGGTATCGGCCCGGCTTCGCCTGCGGCCAGGCGACCGCGAACGACTGCGAATCCAGCGCCAGGAGATTCTGGCGATCCGAGCCGCCAAGCATCCCGATTGGACCCGCATTCCGACAGCCGGCAGTTTTTTCAAAAATATTGAACCGACGTCGAAAGCTGGCCGGAGGCAGGCCGCGGGCTGGTATCTGGAACAGGCGGGCGCCAAATCACTGCGCGTGGGCGGCGCCCGCACCTATGAGAAACACGCGAACATCATCATCGCCGAGCGCGGATGCACGGCGGCGGACGTTCTCGAGCTGTCGCGCCAAATGGCTGCGCTTGTGAAGGAACGGTTCGGCATCGAACTTCAGCGGGAGGTCCGTCTTCTCGGCGACTGGGGGGAAAACCGGCCCAACTAA
- a CDS encoding FAD-binding oxidoreductase: MDPRDEIRSVVSVRNIGPDIFVIELERRGLEFTPGDCMALYAGDGRVSRPYSIASGTQEPVLRFIIRRMPGGDVSPFLCARQPGDVVRASAPFGWFRPGAHAAIRPFVFMATGTGIAPFLAYLRSPGARRPAAFRYGCRLGVDLVDADWLRDTWGAECFVSREDINGCRRGRITECMEELPVGNLDYYLCGLDAMIDEVGRFLQERGVPLTQIHRECFFNAQFSAER; encoded by the coding sequence ATGGATCCTCGCGACGAAATTCGATCCGTGGTTTCTGTCCGAAATATTGGGCCGGATATATTCGTGATCGAACTGGAACGCCGCGGCCTGGAATTCACCCCCGGCGACTGCATGGCCCTCTACGCCGGTGATGGCCGCGTATCGAGGCCGTACAGCATCGCGTCGGGGACGCAGGAACCGGTCCTAAGGTTCATTATTCGGCGAATGCCGGGCGGCGATGTGAGTCCATTTTTGTGCGCCCGTCAGCCGGGCGACGTCGTCCGCGCGAGCGCTCCGTTCGGCTGGTTCCGACCCGGAGCCCATGCCGCCATACGGCCGTTCGTTTTTATGGCGACAGGGACAGGGATCGCCCCCTTCCTCGCCTATTTGCGCTCGCCGGGAGCTCGGCGGCCTGCCGCATTTCGATACGGTTGCCGACTCGGAGTGGACCTCGTCGATGCAGATTGGTTGCGGGACACATGGGGAGCGGAATGCTTCGTCTCGCGCGAGGACATTAACGGCTGTCGCCGAGGCCGGATAACGGAATGCATGGAGGAATTGCCGGTTGGCAATCTCGATTACTATCTATGCGGACTAGATGCGATGATTGACGAGGTCGGCCGTTTTTTGCAGGAACGCGGCGTGCCATTGACACAGATTCATCGGGAATGCTTCTTTAATGCACAATTTTCGGCCGAGCGATGA
- a CDS encoding gamma-glutamyl-gamma-aminobutyrate hydrolase family protein (Members of this family of hydrolases with an active site Cys residue belong to MEROPS family C26.) encodes MKWLLTYPEDGPSVARYKAFVEACGAEPHMIDSNYKHPGSLDEFAALLLPGGGDVEPSRYGDSWRHPTVYGVHPPRDELEIRLIREFLDMGRPIFGICRGIQILNVFFGGGLIQHVPDVVPTDVERHEKVESYDEVHALKADPSTRLGAAFADVVETNSAHHQAIDPDRLGSGLVVAAVSGAGIIEAVESVDPNLRISAVQWHPERLNPDHPAAARLVDHWRSYLID; translated from the coding sequence ATGAAGTGGCTGCTGACATACCCCGAAGATGGGCCCTCGGTGGCCCGCTACAAGGCATTTGTCGAAGCGTGCGGCGCTGAACCGCATATGATCGATTCGAATTATAAACACCCCGGATCCCTGGACGAGTTCGCGGCCCTCCTGTTACCCGGTGGAGGCGACGTTGAACCTTCTCGCTACGGGGATTCTTGGAGGCATCCGACGGTGTACGGGGTCCACCCGCCGCGCGATGAGCTTGAAATCCGACTCATTCGCGAATTCCTCGACATGGGACGGCCGATTTTCGGCATCTGTCGCGGAATCCAAATCCTGAACGTGTTCTTTGGCGGCGGTCTCATTCAACATGTCCCAGACGTCGTGCCCACCGACGTCGAACGGCACGAGAAGGTCGAAAGCTACGACGAGGTTCACGCGTTGAAAGCCGACCCATCCACCCGTTTGGGCGCCGCCTTTGCGGACGTCGTGGAAACCAATAGCGCCCATCACCAGGCTATCGATCCCGATCGGCTGGGCAGCGGGCTCGTGGTTGCCGCAGTCAGTGGCGCCGGAATTATAGAAGCCGTCGAATCGGTGGATCCAAACTTGCGGATTTCTGCCGTCCAATGGCATCCGGAACGTCTCAATCCGGACCACCCGGCGGCCGCGCGGCTCGTGGATCACTGGCGTAGCTACCTCATCGACTGA
- the rlmD gene encoding 23S rRNA (uracil(1939)-C(5))-methyltransferase RlmD yields MTTTYRKRQRIEVVLSDMGDGDRCFGRLADGMAMFVSGPAAVGDRVAAEVTKIKPNYLEARLVEVLDPSPSRITPPCVHFGVCGGCKWQHVDYAEQLRIKRKFVEDALAHIGGISGHVVLDPLPSPLPYAYRNKIEFSFGNRRFIPPSELGRESSAARHDYALGFHAPGRFDKVIDIGTCLLATPFMNRVLDLTREFGLERNLSAYDTRRHVGFLRNLVIRHAVGTDETMVYLITSEHDPRLMADFDAFLEAKLGGALTTLVNGITTRRNTVARGDRDIVVRGRGVIRERLGNLYFEISPTSFFQTNTVQAERLYGEVLKSAGLTGHEVVFDLYCGTGTIGLWLAPHCRRVLGFEVEAASIRDAEANARLNGIGNAEFLAVDLKDFTAAIRALPDVPFPDVVVVDPPRAGLHPRVVAGLRALKPHRIVYVSCNPATLARDVRELCADGLYRLGSVQPVDLFPQTGHIECVAPLNLAG; encoded by the coding sequence ATGACAACGACGTATAGAAAGCGTCAGCGCATTGAGGTGGTCCTGTCCGACATGGGGGATGGAGATCGCTGTTTCGGCCGCCTGGCCGACGGTATGGCGATGTTCGTGAGTGGACCGGCGGCCGTTGGCGACCGGGTGGCTGCCGAAGTGACGAAAATCAAGCCGAATTATCTCGAGGCAAGGCTCGTTGAGGTGCTGGACCCCTCGCCCAGCCGAATCACGCCGCCTTGCGTCCATTTTGGCGTGTGCGGCGGCTGCAAGTGGCAGCATGTCGATTATGCCGAGCAACTGCGGATCAAACGAAAATTTGTTGAGGACGCGCTGGCACATATCGGCGGGATCTCCGGACACGTGGTTTTGGATCCCCTCCCCTCGCCGCTCCCCTACGCCTACCGGAACAAAATTGAATTTTCCTTTGGAAATCGCCGCTTCATCCCGCCCTCCGAGCTGGGGCGGGAATCGTCAGCCGCCCGGCATGATTACGCACTTGGATTTCACGCCCCCGGACGTTTCGACAAGGTAATCGACATCGGCACATGCCTACTGGCGACCCCATTCATGAACCGCGTGTTGGACCTGACTCGCGAGTTCGGCCTTGAGCGAAATCTGAGCGCTTATGACACGCGGCGGCATGTGGGGTTTTTACGAAATCTCGTGATTCGCCATGCTGTCGGCACGGACGAGACGATGGTTTACCTCATCACGTCGGAGCACGATCCCCGCCTCATGGCTGATTTTGACGCATTTCTGGAAGCAAAACTGGGCGGGGCGCTGACCACACTGGTCAACGGAATTACCACACGGCGCAACACCGTGGCCCGCGGTGACCGTGATATCGTGGTCCGCGGGCGCGGGGTGATTCGCGAGCGGCTGGGGAACCTGTACTTTGAAATATCACCGACTTCTTTCTTTCAAACGAACACCGTCCAGGCGGAACGGTTGTATGGCGAGGTGCTGAAATCAGCGGGGCTGACGGGCCATGAGGTCGTTTTCGATCTTTATTGTGGAACGGGAACCATTGGCCTGTGGCTGGCGCCACATTGCCGCCGCGTTCTTGGATTTGAGGTTGAAGCGGCTTCCATTCGCGACGCGGAAGCGAATGCCAGGTTGAACGGGATCGGGAATGCCGAATTTCTCGCAGTGGATTTGAAGGATTTTACCGCGGCGATACGCGCGCTTCCGGACGTTCCATTTCCCGATGTCGTGGTTGTCGACCCGCCCCGCGCAGGACTTCATCCCCGAGTTGTAGCCGGGCTGAGGGCCTTGAAGCCCCATCGAATTGTGTATGTGAGCTGCAATCCGGCAACTCTAGCGAGGGATGTCCGTGAATTGTGCGCCGATGGACTCTATCGACTTGGATCAGTTCAGCCGGTCGATTTATTTCCCCAGACGGGCCACATCGAATGCGTGGCTCCGCTTAATCTGGCGGGATAG
- the crcB gene encoding fluoride efflux transporter CrcB, translating into MDKVLLVFIGGGLGSLARFGTAVLSARWFGTSFPWGTAIVNLAGCFLIGLVYGIAERTSWIGPGARLFVMTGFLGGLTTFSAFAVESVAAGRQSGAGALLLNVLINNVGGLALAAAGILAAKWVR; encoded by the coding sequence ATGGATAAAGTGTTGCTGGTTTTTATCGGCGGTGGACTGGGGTCGCTCGCACGTTTCGGAACGGCTGTGCTCTCGGCGCGATGGTTCGGCACCTCATTTCCATGGGGTACAGCGATTGTGAATTTGGCCGGATGCTTTCTCATAGGACTCGTTTACGGGATTGCGGAAAGGACCTCATGGATTGGCCCCGGAGCCCGCCTGTTCGTCATGACGGGCTTTCTGGGCGGCCTGACGACCTTCTCGGCGTTTGCTGTGGAAAGCGTTGCCGCAGGCCGGCAAAGCGGCGCCGGCGCGCTGCTTTTGAATGTACTGATCAATAATGTAGGGGGCTTGGCGTTGGCGGCCGCCGGGATCCTGGCCGCCAAATGGGTGCGGTGA
- a CDS encoding DUF190 domain-containing protein has product MSIPYSVIEIFTSEEARVQGAPVAQRIMEFVRDQKLAARCIVLRGIAGCYENGEMAAHGIEVLSFNMPLKIEVILPAAEVERILPEIEKLVSDGIVAVRDTHVRLHRVRACLLPRHLRVRDAMTPDPYRARPDTPLSEILSAMMRERFGGVPVVDTNLRPVGIVTQGDLIRRAGMPIRRGLLEAFGPDHVNSLLQSLGSMKAADVMSQPVVTVREHETVRVAVDLMIKHKIKRLPVVDSEGRLVGIFSRLDVFRAIQRAAPTTASLQSQKVDVQTIRTAGDLIEASVPSVRPDTPLEEVIRLVDTTDVQCAAVVNERGILCGLITDKHLLEAFAEHKTGLWEYLLDKWPFREVGRRRDDLFKNLRSRTAADIMKAPEATLRAETPVEEAVCLMAEKGIKQIPVVDSAGRFLGMVTRSGLLRLGAGAV; this is encoded by the coding sequence ATGAGCATTCCGTACTCCGTAATTGAAATCTTCACCAGCGAGGAGGCGCGAGTGCAAGGCGCTCCGGTTGCTCAGCGGATTATGGAATTCGTTCGGGACCAGAAGCTGGCAGCGCGGTGCATCGTCCTGCGGGGCATCGCAGGGTGTTACGAAAACGGAGAAATGGCCGCCCATGGCATCGAGGTGCTCTCCTTCAACATGCCGCTAAAAATCGAGGTGATCCTGCCTGCGGCGGAGGTAGAGCGCATCCTGCCCGAGATCGAGAAGCTGGTGTCGGATGGGATTGTTGCTGTGAGAGACACTCATGTCCGACTTCATCGAGTCAGGGCTTGCCTTCTGCCCCGGCATCTGCGGGTGCGAGATGCGATGACCCCCGATCCGTACCGCGCCCGGCCGGATACGCCGCTCAGCGAAATCCTGTCCGCCATGATGCGCGAGCGGTTTGGCGGCGTACCCGTGGTGGACACGAATCTACGGCCCGTTGGCATTGTGACCCAGGGCGACCTGATTCGGCGCGCGGGCATGCCGATCCGGAGAGGCCTGCTCGAGGCCTTTGGCCCCGACCATGTGAACAGCCTTTTGCAAAGCCTAGGGTCGATGAAGGCGGCTGACGTCATGAGTCAGCCCGTCGTCACGGTGAGGGAGCATGAGACGGTTCGCGTCGCCGTGGACTTGATGATCAAGCATAAGATCAAACGGTTGCCGGTGGTGGACTCCGAGGGGCGCCTGGTGGGAATTTTTTCGCGGCTGGATGTTTTCCGCGCAATTCAAAGGGCGGCTCCGACGACCGCGTCGCTACAGTCGCAAAAGGTGGACGTCCAAACCATTCGAACCGCGGGAGACCTCATCGAGGCCAGCGTCCCATCCGTTCGACCCGATACGCCGCTCGAGGAAGTGATCCGGCTGGTTGACACCACCGACGTGCAGTGCGCGGCGGTGGTGAACGAACGGGGAATTCTTTGCGGGCTGATTACGGACAAGCACCTGCTGGAAGCGTTTGCCGAGCACAAAACGGGGCTTTGGGAATATCTGCTCGATAAATGGCCGTTTCGAGAAGTCGGCAGGCGCCGAGATGACCTGTTCAAAAACCTGCGCAGTCGCACAGCGGCTGATATAATGAAAGCTCCGGAGGCGACCTTGCGGGCCGAAACGCCGGTCGAGGAGGCGGTCTGCCTAATGGCCGAGAAAGGGATTAAGCAGATTCCGGTTGTGGATTCAGCCGGTCGGTTCCTGGGAATGGTCACACGGTCGGGACTTCTCCGGTTGGGCGCGGGAGCCGTTTGA
- a CDS encoding multidrug efflux SMR transporter gives MRTGSPWTWLIVAGLCEIVYAVLMPHTRAFTRPVPSLLALLFVAASMYGLSVAAREIPIGTAYAVWVGIGAAGTALVGILFLGESRDALRLVSLLAIIGGIVGLKLTSGP, from the coding sequence ATGCGAACAGGTTCACCGTGGACGTGGTTGATCGTCGCAGGGCTCTGCGAGATCGTCTATGCAGTGCTCATGCCGCACACCCGCGCCTTTACGCGTCCGGTGCCGTCGCTATTGGCTCTCCTCTTTGTGGCTGCCAGCATGTACGGGCTCTCTGTCGCCGCGCGCGAGATTCCGATCGGCACGGCTTATGCCGTATGGGTCGGTATCGGCGCGGCGGGAACAGCCCTTGTTGGAATTCTGTTTCTCGGGGAAAGCCGGGATGCCCTGAGGTTGGTGAGTTTGTTGGCCATCATCGGCGGAATAGTTGGCCTCAAATTGACCTCGGGACCCTGA
- a CDS encoding MFS transporter has translation MKWLNRCVVGIGLASLLSDWSHEIATAVLPVYLAGLGVSAAWLGLIEGTADAVSSFAKMGSGYYTDQFQRRKPIAVVGYIITAFGTAAIGLASQAWHVLLARTAAWFGRGIRTPVRKALLAASVEAPAYGRAFGFERMMDTLGAIVGPATALVLLQWTGHRADAVLAITLIPGLAAAAAIALLVRERARTPVAHVSFAARLAALPLGFRRFLLGVGVFGIGDFSHTLLILLAVESLTPSMGAERASLAATALYLFRNVLNAAFAYIAGWLADRFDKRRILSAGYALAGVMGLLLALAPLRLPVFCVIFALGGIYMAIEESLEDALAAELVDREHHGMGFGTLATVNGIGDFLSSAAVGFLWMHFGREAAFACCSVLFFAGSLLVRSRPRE, from the coding sequence GTGAAATGGCTGAACCGATGCGTAGTTGGCATCGGGCTGGCCAGTCTGCTGAGCGACTGGTCTCATGAGATAGCCACTGCGGTTCTGCCGGTTTACCTTGCGGGGCTCGGTGTTTCGGCGGCGTGGCTGGGTTTGATTGAGGGAACGGCGGACGCAGTGTCCTCGTTCGCCAAAATGGGCTCCGGCTATTACACCGACCAATTTCAACGACGAAAACCCATCGCCGTAGTGGGGTATATCATCACGGCTTTCGGGACGGCGGCCATCGGTCTGGCGTCTCAGGCGTGGCACGTGCTGTTGGCCCGTACTGCGGCTTGGTTTGGGCGCGGGATTCGAACGCCGGTCCGCAAGGCGCTCCTTGCGGCATCGGTGGAGGCGCCCGCTTATGGGCGCGCTTTTGGGTTTGAACGCATGATGGACACCCTGGGCGCGATTGTCGGCCCGGCCACCGCCCTTGTGCTTCTGCAGTGGACGGGCCATCGGGCGGATGCCGTTTTGGCGATAACTCTGATTCCCGGCCTAGCAGCGGCTGCCGCCATTGCCCTCCTCGTTCGCGAGCGGGCTAGGACCCCTGTTGCCCACGTTTCATTCGCGGCTCGACTTGCCGCCCTGCCTCTCGGGTTCCGCCGATTTCTACTGGGCGTGGGCGTTTTCGGGATCGGCGATTTTTCGCACACGCTACTGATCCTGCTAGCAGTGGAGTCGCTCACCCCCTCGATGGGGGCGGAACGTGCCTCGCTCGCCGCAACAGCGCTTTACCTGTTTCGGAACGTGTTGAATGCGGCATTCGCTTACATCGCCGGCTGGCTGGCCGACCGGTTTGACAAGCGTCGGATTTTGTCGGCCGGCTACGCATTGGCTGGCGTGATGGGCCTTCTCCTTGCCCTCGCCCCGCTCCGCCTTCCGGTATTCTGCGTCATCTTTGCGCTGGGTGGAATCTACATGGCAATCGAGGAGTCGCTGGAAGATGCCCTTGCCGCGGAGCTCGTGGATCGCGAACACCACGGCATGGGGTTTGGCACCCTGGCAACGGTCAATGGAATAGGCGATTTTTTGAGCAGCGCAGCCGTCGGATTTCTATGGATGCATTTCGGCCGGGAAGCGGCTTTTGCCTGTTGCAGCGTCCTTTTTTTTGCGGGGTCCTTGCTAGTGAGGAGCCGACCAAGGGAGTAG
- a CDS encoding arsenate reductase ArsC, which produces MNRARKLKILFLCTGNSCRSQMAEGWARALKGDSIEPFSAGLEAHGLNPNAVRVMAEAGVDISAQRSKTVEELRGEAFDVVVTVCGHADETCPAWLRGASRVIHVGFDDPPRLAKMASSEEEALGHYRRVRDQIRNFVATIEQYLS; this is translated from the coding sequence ATGAACCGAGCGCGCAAGTTGAAGATTCTTTTTCTGTGCACCGGGAATTCCTGCCGCAGCCAGATGGCGGAGGGCTGGGCGCGGGCTCTCAAGGGGGATTCGATTGAACCCTTTTCAGCCGGACTTGAAGCGCACGGACTCAATCCCAATGCGGTCCGCGTCATGGCCGAGGCAGGAGTGGACATTTCGGCGCAGCGGTCCAAGACGGTCGAAGAACTCCGCGGGGAGGCGTTCGATGTCGTGGTTACGGTTTGCGGGCATGCGGATGAAACCTGCCCCGCCTGGTTGCGCGGGGCGTCGCGCGTAATTCACGTGGGATTCGACGACCCTCCCAGGCTGGCGAAAATGGCCAGCAGCGAGGAAGAGGCGTTGGGTCATTATCGAAGAGTCCGGGATCAGATTCGTAATTTTGTCGCAACGATCGAACAATATTTGAGCTAG